The Candidatus Auribacterota bacterium genome window below encodes:
- a CDS encoding NAD(P)/FAD-dependent oxidoreductase produces MAITHHPIAIIGAGPAGSSLAFLLARGGLPTLLFHAPGEEKHCGGGIPARTLDEFPWLNELTFPRREICRITLISPNGVSCDLELTRPIGIVARSSFDEELRQCARRSGVRILNERVRSLQRNGRGWLIRTDIAEYHAAFLVGADGAGSLVRRTLSARLPTSSLSLCAGYYFTPPDEERITIGFLKRRAAYAWVFSRTGSASAGIVAPLAGSDRNTLLGELRSWLGRAFPAYRFDYSTPYSALVPTYTPDTGAPSGNGWALAGDAAGVADPLTREGIYFSIKSAEILATAFLNGHPEDYGRMLTALLEKRHRAALFLRRYLLMLFFTERAVRLIRKRPFAQCAMERFFSGSLSYGILSRDMLTSLFR; encoded by the coding sequence ATGGCCATCACCCACCACCCTATCGCGATCATCGGCGCCGGCCCTGCCGGCTCGTCGCTGGCATTCCTCCTCGCCCGCGGAGGACTCCCGACTCTCCTCTTCCATGCCCCGGGAGAGGAGAAACACTGTGGCGGGGGGATCCCCGCGCGCACGCTTGACGAATTCCCGTGGCTTAATGAATTGACGTTCCCCCGCAGGGAGATTTGCCGCATCACACTGATATCGCCCAATGGCGTATCCTGCGACCTTGAACTCACAAGGCCTATAGGAATCGTTGCGCGCTCCAGTTTTGACGAGGAGCTCCGTCAGTGCGCGCGGCGTTCGGGCGTACGCATACTCAACGAGAGGGTGCGCTCACTGCAGCGAAATGGGCGGGGCTGGCTCATACGCACGGATATTGCTGAATACCACGCCGCGTTCCTGGTCGGGGCCGATGGGGCGGGGAGTCTTGTGCGCCGCACGCTCTCGGCTCGACTCCCTACCTCTTCGCTTTCCCTCTGCGCGGGATACTATTTCACACCCCCTGATGAGGAGAGGATCACCATCGGCTTCCTCAAGAGAAGGGCTGCCTATGCCTGGGTTTTCTCGCGGACTGGCTCTGCCTCCGCCGGGATCGTCGCACCGCTCGCCGGGAGCGACAGGAACACACTGCTCGGAGAACTGCGGTCGTGGCTCGGCAGGGCATTCCCCGCCTATCGATTCGACTACTCAACGCCCTATTCAGCCCTTGTGCCGACCTACACGCCCGATACCGGCGCACCGTCCGGCAACGGATGGGCGCTCGCCGGCGACGCAGCGGGCGTCGCGGATCCCCTCACGAGGGAGGGAATATATTTTTCCATCAAATCAGCCGAGATCCTCGCCACCGCCTTCCTGAACGGCCATCCTGAGGATTACGGGAGAATGCTCACCGCACTCCTTGAGAAGCGCCACCGTGCCGCGCTTTTCCTGAGGAGGTACCTACTTATGCTATTCTTTACCGAGCGCGCTGTGAGACTGATCAGGAAACGTCCTTTTGCCCAATGCGCTATGGAGCGATTTTTCTCCGGCTCGCTCAGCTATGGCATATTAAGCCGCGATATGCTCACATCTCTCTTCAGATAA
- a CDS encoding NAD-binding protein, producing the protein MDNLRLVKTCRALAPEAQIVAIADSPGQVEKLKHAGATEIILPYSMMGEHLATFLENTITSQ; encoded by the coding sequence ATTGATAACCTCCGTCTCGTGAAGACCTGCCGCGCGCTCGCGCCGGAGGCGCAAATCGTCGCCATTGCCGATTCCCCCGGCCAGGTTGAGAAACTAAAGCACGCGGGAGCCACGGAGATCATCCTCCCGTATTCGATGATGGGTGAACACCTCGCCACATTCCTCGAGAATACAATCACCAGCCAGTAG
- a CDS encoding cold-shock protein, translating into MAKGTVKWFNDRKGYGFITPEEGEDLFVHHSSITGEGFKTLNEGEVVEFDIAPGRKGQQAVNVVRQKS; encoded by the coding sequence ATGGCTAAGGGTACAGTAAAGTGGTTTAACGACCGCAAGGGCTATGGCTTCATCACGCCCGAGGAAGGTGAAGATTTGTTTGTGCACCACAGCTCAATTACCGGAGAGGGCTTCAAAACCCTCAACGAAGGTGAGGTTGTGGAATTTGACATCGCCCCTGGTCGTAAAGGCCAACAGGCAGTAAATGTTGTTCGACAGAAATCGTAA
- a CDS encoding thymidine phosphorylase has product MRAYEIILKKRDGRTLDSMEIEFMISGYTKGTIADYQMAAFLMAVFIRGMDSQETTALTLAMLHSGDTINLSAIGKKTVDKHSTGGVGDKTSLVLAPVVAASGIPIPMMSGRGLGHSGGTLDKLESIPGFRTNLTESEFVAAVKTVGLAIIGQTRSLAPADKKIYALRDVTATVDSIPLICGSIMSKKLAAGPDAFVFDIKTGGGAFMSTMESAETLARTMNAVAHNMKKDVVTLITDMNQPLGYAVGNALEIRETLAALEGHPPADLKELVLGLASWMMVFGGAAKTPEEGYRIAEGNLMSGKGLEKFRQMVAQQGGDPEIVDDPDILPTAQHTEEIAAAKDGYITAVNALEIGLCSVALGAGRESVDSKIDMAVGFLINKKIGDRAKKGESLITVHYNDRKKMEAIKQRLEKAFTIGEKAVKKPPMIYKVIKP; this is encoded by the coding sequence ATGAGAGCATATGAAATTATTCTCAAGAAGAGAGACGGCCGCACGCTCGACAGCATGGAAATCGAATTCATGATCTCCGGGTACACAAAGGGGACCATCGCCGATTATCAGATGGCGGCATTCCTCATGGCGGTCTTCATCCGCGGGATGGACTCCCAGGAGACCACCGCTCTCACGCTCGCAATGCTCCACTCGGGAGACACTATAAATCTCAGCGCTATCGGGAAAAAGACGGTTGACAAACATTCCACCGGCGGCGTGGGAGACAAGACGAGCCTCGTGCTCGCGCCGGTGGTGGCTGCGAGCGGCATCCCGATCCCCATGATGAGCGGGCGCGGCCTCGGCCACAGCGGCGGCACGCTCGACAAGCTCGAATCGATCCCCGGTTTCCGCACGAATCTCACCGAGAGCGAGTTCGTCGCGGCGGTGAAGACGGTGGGGCTGGCAATCATCGGCCAGACGAGGAGTCTTGCTCCCGCCGATAAGAAGATCTACGCGCTCCGCGATGTCACGGCGACGGTGGACAGCATCCCCCTCATCTGCGGGAGCATCATGAGCAAGAAACTCGCCGCGGGACCAGACGCGTTCGTCTTTGACATCAAAACCGGCGGGGGCGCGTTTATGAGCACAATGGAGTCCGCGGAAACGCTCGCACGTACGATGAACGCGGTGGCGCACAACATGAAAAAGGATGTGGTGACGCTCATCACCGACATGAACCAGCCGCTCGGCTACGCGGTCGGCAACGCACTTGAAATCCGCGAGACACTCGCCGCGCTCGAAGGCCATCCCCCCGCCGACCTGAAAGAACTGGTCCTCGGTCTCGCGAGCTGGATGATGGTATTCGGCGGCGCGGCAAAGACGCCGGAAGAGGGATACCGGATCGCCGAGGGGAATCTCATGAGCGGCAAGGGGCTTGAGAAGTTCAGGCAGATGGTGGCCCAGCAGGGCGGAGACCCCGAAATCGTGGATGATCCCGATATCCTCCCGACTGCACAGCACACGGAGGAGATTGCCGCCGCCAAGGACGGTTATATCACCGCAGTCAATGCCCTCGAAATAGGCCTATGTAGCGTGGCCCTTGGCGCGGGGAGGGAGAGCGTGGATTCGAAGATAGACATGGCGGTGGGATTTCTTATCAATAAGAAGATCGGAGACAGGGCGAAAAAGGGAGAAAGCCTCATCACCGTGCATTACAACGACCGGAAGAAAATGGAAGCGATCAAACAACGCCTGGAAAAGGCCTTCACGATAGGCGAAAAGGCCGTGAAAAAGCCCCCGATGATCTACAAAGTGATAAAGCCATAA
- a CDS encoding helix-hairpin-helix domain-containing protein, translating into MKWLSAVVVLLVALPLVCCSTLYAKGKKGALKEGEKIDINTASATELMRLPGVGEVKSEKIISNRPYSSVEDLKTKKIGVGDKTLEKWRPNLTCSGAAAPAAAEVKAEPEKKVEPKEAAPEMPKEEMPKTE; encoded by the coding sequence ATGAAGTGGCTATCAGCAGTGGTGGTACTCCTGGTGGCGCTGCCCTTGGTGTGCTGCTCGACCCTCTACGCTAAGGGTAAAAAGGGAGCACTCAAGGAGGGAGAGAAGATTGACATTAACACAGCGAGTGCGACTGAGTTAATGAGGCTCCCGGGGGTCGGCGAAGTGAAATCGGAAAAAATCATTTCCAACCGTCCCTACAGTAGCGTTGAAGATCTTAAAACAAAAAAGATCGGTGTGGGAGACAAAACGCTCGAAAAGTGGCGTCCTAATTTGACCTGCAGTGGAGCCGCAGCACCCGCAGCAGCAGAAGTGAAGGCAGAGCCGGAGAAGAAGGTTGAGCCGAAAGAGGCTGCGCCGGAGATGCCGAAAGAGGAGATGCCGAAGACGGAATAA
- a CDS encoding beta-hydroxyacyl-ACP dehydratase, giving the protein MRWIHIDDILELKEGEYARAVKTVPSNADYLEYHYPGFPIMPHSLLIESMAQTAGILVGKSVNFKRDVILAKIDSAEFFAITRPGDRLIIHAGVEELREEGASVECLISCGERAVARSRLMFAILTEKGAEMLGAKNFVFPTGLLSRFKLQ; this is encoded by the coding sequence ATGCGCTGGATCCACATTGACGATATACTCGAGCTCAAGGAGGGGGAGTACGCCAGGGCGGTAAAAACAGTCCCCTCCAACGCGGACTACCTTGAGTACCACTATCCCGGCTTCCCGATCATGCCGCACAGCCTCCTCATAGAATCAATGGCGCAGACCGCCGGCATCCTCGTCGGGAAGAGCGTCAATTTCAAAAGAGATGTCATCCTCGCCAAGATCGACAGCGCGGAATTTTTCGCGATCACCCGCCCCGGCGACAGGCTCATTATCCACGCCGGAGTGGAAGAGCTGCGCGAGGAAGGGGCGAGCGTGGAGTGCCTCATAAGCTGCGGGGAGAGAGCGGTTGCGCGGAGCCGCCTGATGTTCGCAATACTCACTGAAAAAGGCGCAGAGATGCTCGGCGCGAAAAACTTTGTATTCCCGACGGGACTACTCTCGCGATTTAAGTTACAGTGA
- a CDS encoding 4'-phosphopantetheinyl transferase superfamily protein has translation MSRTCSSELVAIGIDVVEISKVRTLLSYGPLRLNRVFGPPELARAGNARSAAPLNASRCLIRRMACAFAVKEAVFKSLGRGWGQGMRWSEVCATRGENGRWSVTLRGQALQRLRTLGGSRVEACVSTAGNHTIAQAFIWGNSK, from the coding sequence ATGTCGCGAACGTGCTCAAGTGAGCTTGTCGCCATTGGCATTGATGTTGTAGAGATCAGCAAGGTGCGCACGCTGCTTTCTTACGGACCGCTACGGCTGAATCGTGTATTTGGTCCTCCTGAACTCGCGAGAGCCGGGAATGCGCGGAGTGCAGCTCCCCTCAATGCCAGCCGATGCCTCATCAGGAGAATGGCATGCGCGTTTGCAGTAAAAGAGGCCGTTTTTAAATCACTGGGAAGAGGATGGGGCCAGGGGATGAGATGGAGCGAGGTGTGCGCCACGAGGGGAGAGAACGGCCGGTGGTCAGTAACCCTGCGCGGTCAGGCTCTCCAAAGGCTGAGGACATTGGGCGGTTCCCGCGTGGAAGCCTGCGTGTCCACGGCGGGGAACCACACCATCGCACAGGCATTCATATGGGGAAATTCAAAATAA
- a CDS encoding acyl carrier protein produces the protein MANQNEVYEKVKTCMVEALGVDEEEIKPEARIMDDLGAESIDFLDIVFRLEKAFGIKIPRGGLFPDNILANSTFVKDGKVTAQGLEELRKRMPYANLAAFEKDPRVSNFSSLFTVDLINRYVANVLK, from the coding sequence ATGGCGAATCAGAACGAGGTGTATGAAAAGGTCAAAACCTGTATGGTGGAGGCGCTTGGCGTTGATGAAGAGGAAATCAAGCCCGAGGCGAGAATCATGGACGACCTCGGCGCCGAATCAATCGACTTTCTTGACATTGTCTTCAGGCTGGAAAAGGCCTTCGGTATCAAAATACCCCGTGGAGGGCTTTTCCCTGACAACATCCTCGCCAATAGCACCTTTGTGAAAGACGGGAAAGTCACCGCGCAGGGGCTAGAGGAACTCAGGAAGCGCATGCCGTACGCGAATCTCGCCGCGTTTGAAAAAGACCCCCGCGTAAGCAATTTTTCGAGCCTTTTCACCGTTGATCTCATCAACCGTTATGTCGCGAACGTGCTCAAGTGA
- the fabG gene encoding 3-oxoacyl-ACP reductase FabG, with the protein MEAEFKNKVVVVTGGSRGIGKAIALAFAERAASVALVYEKNHDAARRTLEEIKTRGSRGMALCCDIGAWKSVNDAVAKIKDQLGEIDILINCAGLVRDSLLASMPVEDWRAVVETNLTGAFHCMKAVVEGMVLRRTGRIINISSISGNCGGRGQANYAASKAGLNALTRAAALELAPKNITVNAVAPGMVITDMSATVRGLAGDGLKKSIPMRRFAVPEDIVGIVLFLASPAASYITGQVIDVDGGLGSAVKY; encoded by the coding sequence ATGGAAGCCGAATTCAAGAACAAGGTAGTGGTGGTCACCGGAGGATCCAGAGGGATAGGGAAGGCGATTGCCCTGGCATTCGCTGAGCGCGCCGCTTCAGTGGCGCTTGTATACGAAAAAAATCACGACGCCGCGCGCCGCACGCTGGAGGAAATTAAAACGAGGGGATCTCGCGGGATGGCGCTCTGCTGCGATATCGGCGCGTGGAAATCGGTCAATGACGCGGTGGCGAAGATCAAGGATCAGCTGGGGGAAATTGATATCCTGATCAACTGTGCCGGCCTCGTGAGAGATTCCCTTCTCGCCTCAATGCCCGTCGAAGATTGGCGCGCAGTGGTGGAAACAAACCTCACCGGCGCGTTCCATTGCATGAAAGCAGTGGTCGAAGGGATGGTGCTGAGACGGACGGGGAGGATCATCAATATATCATCCATCTCAGGGAATTGCGGGGGAAGGGGGCAGGCGAACTATGCCGCATCAAAGGCGGGTCTCAATGCCCTCACGCGCGCCGCTGCCCTGGAACTCGCCCCCAAAAATATCACCGTGAACGCCGTGGCGCCGGGGATGGTGATCACGGACATGAGCGCGACGGTGAGGGGGCTCGCGGGCGATGGGCTCAAAAAATCCATCCCCATGCGCCGCTTCGCGGTGCCGGAGGATATCGTCGGGATAGTCCTCTTTCTGGCTTCTCCCGCAGCCTCGTACATCACGGGACAAGTAATAGATGTAGACGGTGGACTGGGCTCTGCGGTAAAATACTGA
- a CDS encoding beta-hydroxyacyl-ACP dehydratase has translation MFFSMIDRIVSYEKGKHITALKTLSLCEGYLADHFPAFPIMPGVLMLEALAQAGAWLLRLSEGFSHSVFLLREVRAVRYGSVVRPGDELRLEVAVVNRSGNGVVFKGSGKVKGRNAVVGRFVLKSQPLSELCPRLNEVDEKISRFFEGRLAALMECERKL, from the coding sequence ATGTTTTTCTCCATGATCGACCGCATTGTAAGTTACGAGAAGGGAAAGCACATTACGGCCCTCAAGACACTGTCGCTCTGCGAGGGGTACCTGGCTGATCATTTCCCGGCGTTTCCGATCATGCCGGGGGTGCTGATGCTTGAGGCGTTGGCACAGGCGGGTGCGTGGCTGCTGCGGTTGAGCGAGGGATTTTCGCACTCGGTCTTTCTCCTGCGCGAAGTGAGAGCGGTGCGCTATGGCAGCGTGGTAAGGCCGGGAGACGAGCTGCGGCTTGAGGTTGCCGTTGTGAATCGCAGCGGGAATGGTGTCGTCTTCAAGGGCAGCGGGAAGGTGAAGGGCCGGAACGCCGTGGTAGGCCGGTTCGTCCTCAAGTCTCAGCCCTTGAGCGAGTTATGTCCTCGCCTGAATGAGGTTGACGAGAAAATATCACGCTTCTTCGAGGGGCGTCTCGCGGCCCTCATGGAGTGCGAGAGAAAGCTTTAA
- the smc gene encoding chromosome segregation protein SMC, whose product MYFKSLELVGFKSFAEKTRFDFEPGVTAIVGPNGCGKSNVADAIRWVMGEQNARLLRGLRMEDVIFSGTDQRKPLGLAEVSLTLSGIDKRLPVDYSEITITRSVVRSGEGQYFINKNPCRLKDIDDLFMGTGIGLSAYSIIEQGKMDMVLSSKPEDRRFIFEEAAGITKYKEKKREALRKLESTEENLLRLSDIIKEVRRQLASVERQAARARRAKEVGDALKGLEIQFGAKRLSDIDLKIRGTEGSRDSAKRREEEIRKRIEEFEAEQVSLREHLHSIDRELGTVQARRAGVSGSIEHNRSRIETNERLIQELGENEELYGREIEELNGALQALRKEEGDLRGALEEAARGYQSASADLEAAMGELERVRNNLREGEAEENRRRAELIDIINLSSRCKNELASSTLNSKNATLRATRLQVEERELAEKIELAGKESQGKQASRRGLEAARAAAAKELERAQERMRDARRAEVEMGEERLKNEKALAHAESQRELLERYRDAREGFPEGVRIIMREVNRGGGALEGIMGVVAEKIRAHPGYELALEAALSHALRCIIARSMEDVCAAISFLKGSADASFLPIAELLDSPPAEAPHGEGLRGSALDFVAVDDDFITVARYLLRDIYVVSTFDDALRILGVCCPGVKLATCSGELLVARGQVSVRNRTRGALPIVTREHEIEQVRAQVESLRARSAETHCRAEELEKSRRELECTLASAGEKLHRSEIELAEARTEELRTTAVLEHLEGERVAAKEEAAEIEAVQRESSLTRQHLGKEIAANEKREADTQEALGSQQRALDAYAKEQEELQVSVTELKMLLAAAREKENSRRANLERVTREIEKTGDLLKTREDQKLRAASRRRELAAEIETLRGEVESLIDERVTTDTDAQQREEKKAAAYQRQTQIDELLKEQVSSLNDIKDEISRLEVALAEDGAARRGIIERISEQYGEDLTSAGIDQQISDWTEVAGTIAQLKEKLARIGPVNMVAIDEHKELEDRLKYLTDQEHDLLTAKDSLAKAIAKMNVETTRMFTTTFEAIRANFKEIFKELFNGGNTDLILEAGVNILEAGVNIVARPPGKNLQNISLLSGGEKALTAIALLFAIFKVRPSPFCVLDEIDAPLDESNINRFLALIGHFLKESQFIIVTHNKRTISMADVMYGITMEESGVSKVVSVKFGKGHGKKRADDTVQMTKH is encoded by the coding sequence ATGTACTTCAAATCCCTCGAACTGGTCGGATTTAAATCCTTCGCTGAGAAGACCCGCTTTGACTTCGAACCGGGGGTTACGGCGATCGTGGGCCCCAATGGCTGTGGGAAGAGCAACGTCGCTGACGCGATCCGGTGGGTCATGGGTGAACAGAACGCGAGATTGCTCAGGGGGCTCAGGATGGAGGACGTCATCTTCAGCGGGACCGACCAGCGCAAACCCCTCGGCCTCGCGGAGGTTTCTCTCACGCTCTCCGGCATCGATAAGCGACTCCCCGTAGACTACAGCGAGATCACGATTACCCGCAGCGTGGTCAGGTCGGGCGAGGGTCAGTACTTTATCAACAAGAATCCCTGCCGTCTCAAAGATATTGACGATCTCTTCATGGGGACCGGGATAGGCCTGAGTGCGTACTCGATCATCGAACAGGGGAAAATGGACATGGTGCTCAGCTCAAAGCCTGAAGACCGGCGATTCATCTTTGAGGAGGCTGCGGGGATTACCAAGTATAAAGAAAAAAAGAGAGAAGCACTCCGCAAGCTCGAGTCGACGGAGGAAAACCTTCTCCGATTGAGCGACATCATCAAGGAGGTGAGGAGGCAGCTCGCCTCCGTCGAGCGGCAGGCGGCCAGGGCGCGGAGGGCAAAGGAGGTCGGAGATGCGCTCAAGGGGCTCGAGATCCAGTTCGGCGCGAAGCGCCTTTCGGACATTGACCTGAAGATCCGGGGAACCGAAGGATCGCGCGACTCGGCGAAGCGGCGGGAGGAGGAGATCCGGAAGCGCATTGAGGAGTTCGAAGCCGAGCAGGTTTCTCTCAGGGAGCACCTCCACTCGATTGACCGGGAGCTCGGCACGGTGCAGGCGCGGCGCGCGGGGGTCAGCGGCAGCATCGAGCACAACCGCAGTCGGATCGAGACAAACGAGCGGTTGATCCAGGAGCTTGGGGAAAATGAGGAGCTCTACGGGAGAGAGATTGAGGAACTCAACGGGGCGCTCCAGGCGCTGCGAAAAGAGGAAGGGGATCTGAGGGGGGCGCTTGAAGAAGCGGCGCGTGGGTACCAGAGCGCGAGCGCCGATCTCGAGGCGGCGATGGGCGAGCTCGAGCGGGTCAGAAACAATCTGCGCGAGGGTGAGGCGGAAGAAAACCGGCGGAGGGCCGAACTCATCGATATCATCAACCTCAGCTCGCGGTGCAAGAATGAACTTGCGAGCAGCACGCTCAATTCCAAGAACGCCACGCTCCGTGCCACGCGGCTGCAGGTCGAGGAGCGGGAACTCGCGGAAAAGATTGAACTGGCGGGGAAGGAGTCCCAGGGAAAACAGGCCAGCCGGAGGGGGCTGGAGGCCGCGCGAGCGGCTGCGGCAAAGGAACTGGAGCGCGCGCAGGAGCGCATGCGCGACGCGCGACGAGCCGAAGTTGAAATGGGCGAGGAGCGGCTGAAGAACGAGAAGGCCCTCGCGCACGCGGAATCGCAGCGTGAGCTCCTCGAGCGGTACAGGGATGCCCGCGAGGGATTTCCCGAGGGTGTTCGGATCATCATGCGCGAGGTGAACCGTGGCGGGGGAGCGCTCGAGGGCATCATGGGGGTGGTGGCGGAAAAAATACGCGCTCACCCAGGTTACGAACTGGCTCTGGAAGCAGCGCTGAGCCACGCGCTGCGATGTATCATCGCACGCTCGATGGAAGACGTGTGTGCGGCGATCTCGTTCTTGAAGGGGAGCGCTGATGCCTCTTTCCTCCCCATTGCCGAGCTCCTCGACAGCCCTCCTGCGGAGGCGCCTCATGGGGAAGGGCTGCGGGGGAGCGCGCTTGATTTTGTGGCGGTCGATGACGATTTTATCACTGTCGCGAGGTATCTCCTCAGGGACATCTATGTTGTTTCCACCTTTGACGATGCCCTGAGAATCCTCGGGGTGTGTTGTCCCGGTGTGAAGCTCGCCACATGTTCAGGAGAGCTGCTCGTTGCGCGCGGGCAGGTGAGCGTGCGCAACCGCACACGCGGGGCATTGCCCATTGTCACAAGGGAGCACGAGATCGAACAGGTACGGGCGCAGGTTGAGTCGCTCCGCGCGCGCAGCGCTGAAACCCATTGCCGGGCGGAAGAACTTGAAAAGAGCCGGCGTGAGCTGGAATGCACGCTCGCGAGCGCCGGCGAGAAGCTGCATCGGAGCGAGATCGAACTCGCAGAGGCACGGACAGAGGAGCTGCGTACGACCGCGGTTCTCGAACATCTTGAGGGCGAACGTGTGGCGGCGAAGGAAGAGGCTGCTGAGATCGAGGCGGTACAGCGGGAATCATCGCTCACGCGGCAGCATCTCGGGAAAGAGATTGCCGCCAATGAGAAGAGAGAGGCGGATACACAGGAGGCGCTGGGATCCCAGCAGCGGGCGCTGGATGCCTACGCAAAGGAGCAGGAGGAGCTCCAGGTGTCGGTGACCGAATTGAAGATGCTCCTCGCCGCGGCGCGTGAAAAAGAGAATAGTCGGCGCGCAAACCTCGAACGGGTGACGAGGGAGATCGAGAAGACAGGGGATCTCCTCAAGACCAGGGAGGACCAGAAGCTCAGAGCGGCTTCCCGCCGCCGCGAGCTCGCTGCGGAAATAGAAACACTGCGCGGTGAGGTCGAATCGCTTATCGATGAAAGAGTAACGACAGATACAGATGCACAGCAGCGGGAAGAAAAGAAGGCAGCCGCGTACCAGCGGCAGACACAGATTGACGAACTGCTCAAGGAGCAAGTATCATCGCTTAACGACATTAAAGATGAGATCTCGCGGCTCGAGGTGGCACTGGCCGAAGACGGGGCGGCGCGCAGGGGTATCATTGAGAGGATCAGCGAACAGTATGGGGAGGATCTGACCAGTGCCGGGATCGACCAGCAGATCAGCGACTGGACTGAGGTAGCGGGGACAATCGCCCAGCTGAAAGAGAAGCTCGCGCGTATCGGGCCTGTCAATATGGTCGCCATCGATGAGCACAAGGAGCTCGAAGATCGCTTGAAATACCTCACCGACCAGGAGCATGACCTGCTCACCGCAAAAGATTCGCTGGCGAAGGCAATTGCCAAGATGAATGTCGAGACGACGCGGATGTTCACGACGACGTTCGAGGCGATCAGGGCGAACTTCAAAGAGATTTTTAAGGAGCTCTTCAACGGGGGCAACACCGATCTGATTCTGGAGGCGGGGGTGAACATTCTTGAGGCGGGGGTGAACATCGTCGCCCGCCCCCCCGGGAAGAATCTGCAGAACATCTCCCTTCTCTCCGGCGGGGAGAAAGCCCTGACCGCAATCGCGCTGCTGTTCGCGATCTTCAAGGTGCGGCCGAGCCCCTTCTGTGTCCTGGACGAGATTGATGCGCCGCTGGACGAGTCGAATATCAATCGTTTCCTGGCGCTCATTGGTCACTTCTTGAAAGAGTCTCAGTTCATTATCGTGACTCATAACAAGCGCACCATCAGCATGGCGGACGTGATGTACGGTATCACCATGGAGGAGTCCGGTGTTTCAAAGGTGGTATCGGTGAAATTTGGCAAGGGGCACGGGAAGAAAAGGGCAGATGATACAGTGCAAATGACAAAGCACTAA
- a CDS encoding electron transfer flavoprotein subunit alpha, with amino-acid sequence MAWLEVVAEKCVGCGACLKACPYDALELEDKLAVVKESCTLCGACIDSCPYEALVLRKTVPGAGDGLSGYKGVLVVAEQKRGVVQSVSYELLGIGRTLAEDTGGALSAVLIGKDVAQQAKRLVAYGADRVILAQSEKLESFNDEAYANVLCRIIREQKPEIVIAGATCIGRSLIPRVAVELKTGLTADCTGLEIQQETGHLAQTRPAFGGNIMATILCNRHRPQMATVRHKVMRALPPDEGRTGEIIQIQPREEELRSRSTVLKSVEEALETINIAEADTIVSGGRGMRGPENFSILFDLAKALGGAVGASRSAVDAGWVPYAYQVGQTGKTVQPKLYIACGISGAIQHLVGMQSSDMIIAINKDAEAPIFKVATYGLIGDLFEIVPRLTKEINARRLTTV; translated from the coding sequence ATGGCATGGTTGGAGGTAGTAGCCGAGAAGTGCGTTGGGTGCGGGGCGTGCCTCAAGGCCTGCCCCTATGACGCGCTCGAGCTCGAGGATAAGCTCGCGGTGGTCAAGGAAAGCTGCACGCTCTGCGGGGCGTGCATCGATTCATGCCCCTACGAGGCCCTCGTGTTGAGAAAAACCGTGCCGGGGGCCGGCGATGGATTGAGCGGGTATAAGGGTGTGCTCGTTGTGGCGGAACAGAAGCGGGGTGTGGTACAGAGTGTCTCCTACGAACTGCTGGGGATAGGGCGGACGCTGGCGGAGGATACGGGCGGCGCGCTCAGTGCGGTGCTCATCGGCAAGGATGTCGCGCAGCAGGCGAAGCGCCTGGTCGCCTACGGGGCCGATAGGGTTATTCTTGCACAGTCTGAGAAGCTGGAATCCTTCAATGACGAGGCGTACGCGAACGTACTCTGCCGCATAATCAGGGAGCAGAAACCGGAGATCGTCATCGCGGGCGCTACCTGTATCGGGCGTTCGCTCATCCCGCGTGTGGCGGTGGAGCTCAAAACGGGGCTCACGGCGGACTGCACCGGTCTAGAGATCCAGCAGGAGACCGGCCATCTTGCGCAGACGCGTCCCGCCTTCGGCGGAAACATAATGGCGACAATCCTCTGCAATCGCCACCGGCCGCAGATGGCAACCGTCCGCCATAAAGTGATGAGGGCGCTCCCCCCCGATGAGGGACGCACCGGCGAGATCATCCAGATTCAGCCTCGCGAAGAGGAGCTCAGGAGCCGCAGCACGGTGCTCAAGAGCGTCGAGGAGGCCCTGGAGACGATCAACATCGCTGAGGCGGACACCATCGTTTCCGGCGGGCGCGGGATGCGCGGTCCGGAAAATTTTTCCATCCTGTTTGATCTCGCCAAGGCGCTGGGAGGAGCGGTCGGGGCCTCACGCTCCGCGGTGGACGCAGGGTGGGTTCCCTATGCCTACCAGGTCGGGCAGACGGGAAAAACCGTGCAGCCAAAGCTGTACATTGCCTGTGGAATCTCCGGAGCCATCCAGCACCTCGTGGGGATGCAATCCTCGGATATGATCATCGCGATCAATAAAGATGCGGAAGCTCCGATTTTTAAGGTGGCCACGTACGGGCTGATCGGAGATCTTTTTGAGATTGTCCCCCGCCTCACCAAAGAGATTAACGCCCGCAGGCTAACAACAGTTTAG